In Tumebacillus amylolyticus, the sequence TCTCATTTGTTTCCCCTATGTCAGAATTATAAGATACTTTTCTCTGTTTGTAAACACCCGTTATACTACAAAATATAGAGTTTTAGTTGAAGAGGAGGTTTGCTTGCATGGAAGTCACCCCGCACGTCCACCAACTGCCCGTCACCACGCCGACGCTGTTTCCGGCGACCACGACCAACGTCTATCTGGTCGTTCACGGAGATCGGGCGGTGTTGATCGACGCAGGCTACGAACACGAGGAAGCCCATCAAAAAGTGGCGGAGTATGTGAAGCAAATCGGGTCGCCGAAGGTCGAAGCCATTCTCATGACCCATTACCACCACGATCACACGCCGGGGGCGAAGTTTTTCTCCTCGCATTTTGATTGCCCGGTGTACGCCCACCCGCTCGAAGTGGAACTCGTGGAAAAGGAAATCGCGCCCGTAAAAGTCGGCGGGACGCTGGTTGAGGGCGATGTCGTCGACGTGGGCGGTTTGAAATTGCATGTCTTGCACGCGCCGGGCCACACGCACGGTTGCTTGAACTTTTGGTTGCCGGAGGACGGCGTGCTGTTCACCGCCGACAACGTCGTCGGAGTCGGCACGACTTGGATCGGACCCCCGGATGGCGACCTGCGTGTCTACTTGGACACCTTGCGCCGTCTGAAGACCTTCCAAGCCGCTTGGATCGCCCCCGGTCACGGCGGGATGATCTCCGATGTCGAAGCCAAGATCGACTTTTTCATCTCCCGCCGATTGGAACGCGTGGAGCAAGTCTACCAACTCTTGAGAGAACGCCCTCGCACCGAAGCGGAACTGGTCGAAGCGGTCTACCAAGGCAGCGTCCATCCCAGCGTGATGTGGGTGGCGGAGCGCACCATCCAAGGGATTGTGATCCACTTGATCGAGAATGGTCGCGCCCGCGATGTGGACGGCACGTACCACTCCCTGTAATTCAAACCAGAGACCCGACGCCGCGGTGCGAACGGGTCTTTTTTTATAAAAAAAAGTCCGACTGCGCGCGGGCGTGTCGGACTTCTTTTTGCTAGACCTGTTTGTGCGGGCTTTGGAGGAGCTGCAGGAACTCGGCGGCCGGCACCGGTTTGCTGAACAGATAGCCTTGCGCTTCGTCGCAAAACTGCGTGCTGAGGAAGTCGAGTTGTTCCGGCGTCTCGACGCCCTCGGCGGTGACTTGCAGTTTGAGGTTGTGCGCCATCGA encodes:
- a CDS encoding MBL fold metallo-hydrolase; translated protein: MEVTPHVHQLPVTTPTLFPATTTNVYLVVHGDRAVLIDAGYEHEEAHQKVAEYVKQIGSPKVEAILMTHYHHDHTPGAKFFSSHFDCPVYAHPLEVELVEKEIAPVKVGGTLVEGDVVDVGGLKLHVLHAPGHTHGCLNFWLPEDGVLFTADNVVGVGTTWIGPPDGDLRVYLDTLRRLKTFQAAWIAPGHGGMISDVEAKIDFFISRRLERVEQVYQLLRERPRTEAELVEAVYQGSVHPSVMWVAERTIQGIVIHLIENGRARDVDGTYHSL